One genomic region from Streptomyces sp. NBC_01304 encodes:
- a CDS encoding roadblock/LC7 domain-containing protein yields the protein MIEDPRAGTAHRSGELDWLLDDLVLRVGEVRHCVVLSNDGLAVGASSALHREDAEHLAAVASGFHSLAKGAGRHFGAGGVRQTMVEMDDGFLFVAAAGDGSCLAVLSTATADIGLIAYEMALLVKRVGEHLFTPPRFAARPPAAG from the coding sequence ATGATCGAGGACCCCAGAGCCGGCACGGCCCACCGTTCCGGTGAACTCGACTGGCTGCTCGACGACTTGGTGCTGCGCGTCGGCGAGGTGCGGCACTGCGTGGTGCTCTCCAACGACGGGCTCGCGGTCGGCGCCTCCAGCGCGCTGCACCGCGAGGACGCCGAGCATCTGGCGGCGGTCGCCTCCGGATTCCACAGCCTCGCCAAGGGGGCGGGCCGGCACTTCGGTGCCGGCGGGGTGCGCCAGACCATGGTCGAGATGGACGACGGCTTCCTGTTCGTCGCCGCGGCGGGCGACGGCTCCTGCCTCGCGGTGCTCAGCACGGCGACCGCCGACATAGGCCTGATCGCGTACGAGATGGCGCTCTTGGTGAAACGTGTCGGCGAGCACCTCTTCACCCCACCACGCTTCGCCGCACGGCCCCCCGCCGCGGGATGA
- a CDS encoding sensor histidine kinase, which yields MRISRSTPDSTSGPEGPPSNEANGTPATTPARGRRAHAGAPAEENPYDRAEPPPPAPDPQEQPLRARGGGWRVRPRTVRAKIVCLLMVPVVSLLALWAYATVTTAQDVARLRQLQRVDEDVRGPVATAVAALQAERGAAVRYAAQPGAARGDELEKQAKATDKAVAGLRLDDGHTIADGGGLPPQVADRLDTFVVGVADLKDLRGTILDRRTGWEEAYGQYTGTISAAFGVGGALTGIQDAELGSDARVLLEFTKAAEMLAREDALLSTARLTKSLDGKRLHAFIGAVETRRTLTDGAVDDLRGTERAAWHDLEEGSAYADVRAIEDKVLAADAGRKAVDAIDEARWDAAVPGLQEDLRAIEAGAGASAADRADPFTRGVLSPAGAAVLFGLLAVAASLVISVRIGRGLVVELVSLRNSALEIARRKLPGAMRRLRAGEELDIHAEAPPKPPAEDETGQVAEALDTVHRAALSAAIERAELASGISGVFVNLARRSQVLVHRQLNLLDSMERRADDPNELSDLFRLDHLTTRMRRHAESLIILSGAAPGRAWRMPVSLTNVVRAAVSEVEDYARVEVRQLPEAAVVGSAVADLTHLLAEIVENAAQFSPPHTKVRVSGEPVGNGYALEIEDRGLGMGKERLAEANRRIEQSETLDLFDSDRLGLFVVSRLAARHGIKVHLRTSPYGGTTAVVLLPTGLLQGALGPSVRPARDQLDPHETADAAEHARVAGGSGPARLGGAAGLVAGPRPALAPSAAEPAPPPGVTTLRLHTRTTDANGSDTRTTDTNGSGSRGTGDDSTDTDGSDDNDGLPRRVRQTHLAPQLREEQTAAEPPPPSHTSQETDERTPEQVRDRMAAYRDGWARGGRPPGKARGAGGVRSQGSDSSEGDGT from the coding sequence ATGCGCATATCCCGCAGCACCCCCGACAGCACTTCCGGCCCCGAAGGCCCGCCCTCGAACGAGGCCAACGGCACCCCGGCCACCACCCCCGCGCGCGGACGGCGCGCACATGCGGGAGCACCCGCCGAGGAGAACCCGTACGACCGGGCCGAACCGCCCCCGCCCGCCCCGGACCCGCAAGAACAGCCACTACGCGCGCGTGGCGGAGGCTGGCGGGTGCGCCCGCGCACCGTCCGCGCCAAGATCGTCTGCCTGTTGATGGTGCCGGTCGTCTCCCTGCTCGCCCTGTGGGCGTACGCGACCGTCACCACGGCCCAGGACGTCGCGCGGCTGCGCCAGTTGCAGCGCGTCGACGAGGACGTACGCGGACCCGTCGCGACCGCCGTCGCGGCCCTCCAGGCCGAGCGCGGCGCAGCCGTCCGCTATGCGGCGCAGCCCGGCGCCGCGCGCGGCGACGAACTGGAGAAGCAGGCCAAGGCGACCGACAAGGCCGTGGCCGGGCTGCGGCTCGACGACGGCCACACCATCGCGGACGGCGGCGGTCTGCCGCCCCAAGTGGCCGACCGCCTCGACACGTTCGTCGTCGGCGTGGCCGACCTCAAGGACCTGCGCGGCACGATCCTCGACCGGCGTACCGGCTGGGAGGAGGCCTACGGGCAGTACACCGGGACCATCTCCGCGGCCTTCGGCGTCGGGGGAGCCCTCACCGGCATCCAGGACGCCGAACTCGGCTCCGACGCGCGCGTGCTGCTCGAATTCACCAAGGCCGCCGAGATGCTGGCCCGGGAGGACGCCCTGCTGTCCACCGCGCGGCTCACCAAGTCCCTCGACGGCAAGCGGCTGCACGCGTTCATCGGCGCCGTCGAGACCCGGCGCACCCTGACCGACGGCGCCGTCGACGACCTGCGCGGGACCGAGCGGGCCGCCTGGCACGACCTCGAGGAGGGGAGCGCGTACGCCGACGTGCGCGCCATCGAGGACAAGGTGCTCGCCGCGGACGCCGGCCGCAAGGCCGTCGACGCGATCGACGAGGCACGCTGGGACGCCGCCGTGCCCGGACTGCAGGAAGACCTGCGCGCCATCGAGGCGGGCGCCGGAGCCAGCGCCGCCGACCGCGCCGATCCCTTCACCCGCGGGGTGCTCAGCCCGGCCGGCGCCGCCGTGCTGTTCGGCCTGCTGGCCGTCGCCGCCTCGCTCGTGATCTCGGTACGCATCGGCCGCGGCCTCGTCGTCGAACTGGTCAGCCTGCGCAACAGCGCGCTCGAGATCGCCCGCCGCAAACTCCCCGGCGCCATGCGCCGGTTGCGGGCCGGCGAAGAACTCGACATCCACGCCGAGGCCCCGCCCAAACCACCCGCCGAGGACGAGACGGGCCAGGTCGCCGAGGCACTCGACACCGTGCACCGCGCCGCCCTGAGCGCCGCGATCGAGCGCGCCGAACTCGCCAGCGGCATCTCCGGCGTCTTCGTCAACCTCGCCCGGCGCAGCCAGGTCCTGGTCCACCGCCAGCTCAACCTCCTGGACTCCATGGAACGCAGGGCCGACGACCCGAACGAGCTCAGCGACCTGTTCCGGCTCGACCACCTCACCACCCGCATGCGCAGGCACGCGGAGAGCTTGATCATCCTCTCCGGGGCGGCCCCCGGCCGGGCCTGGCGCATGCCGGTCTCCCTGACCAACGTCGTGCGCGCCGCCGTCTCCGAAGTCGAGGACTACGCGCGTGTGGAGGTACGTCAGCTCCCGGAGGCCGCAGTCGTGGGCTCAGCGGTCGCCGACCTCACCCATCTGCTCGCCGAAATCGTCGAGAACGCCGCCCAGTTCTCCCCGCCACACACCAAGGTCCGCGTCAGCGGCGAACCCGTCGGCAACGGCTACGCCCTGGAGATCGAGGACCGGGGCCTGGGCATGGGCAAGGAACGCCTCGCCGAGGCAAACCGGCGCATCGAGCAGTCCGAGACGCTCGACCTGTTCGACAGCGACCGGCTGGGCCTGTTCGTGGTGAGCAGACTCGCCGCACGCCACGGCATCAAGGTCCATCTGCGGACGTCCCCCTACGGCGGCACCACCGCCGTCGTCCTGCTGCCCACCGGGCTGCTGCAGGGCGCCCTCGGCCCCTCCGTCAGGCCCGCCCGCGACCAGCTCGACCCACACGAGACAGCCGACGCCGCCGAGCACGCACGCGTGGCGGGCGGTTCCGGACCCGCCCGCCTGGGCGGCGCCGCCGGCCTCGTGGCGGGACCCCGCCCCGCCCTCGCACCGTCCGCGGCCGAACCCGCGCCGCCCCCCGGCGTCACCACGCTCAGGCTGCACACCCGCACCACGGACGCCAACGGTTCGGACACCCGCACCACCGACACCAACGGCTCCGGCAGCCGCGGCACCGGCGACGACAGCACGGACACCGACGGGTCCGACGACAACGACGGCCTCCCACGCCGCGTACGCCAGACCCACCTCGCACCACAACTGCGCGAGGAACAGACGGCAGCGGAACCCCCGCCCCCGTCGCACACCTCGCAGGAAACCGACGAACGCACCCCCGAGCAGGTCAGGGACCGCATGGCCGCCTACCGCGACGGCTGGGCGCGCGGCGGCCGACCACCCGGCAAGGCCCGGGGCGCGGGCGGCGTACGCAGCCAGGGCAGCGACAGCAGCGAAGGAGACGGCACATGA
- a CDS encoding MHYT domain-containing protein, translating to MGHLDHATFGWLTPVLSYVMACIGAALGLRCTVRALAATGRSRRNWLITAASAIGTGIWTMHFVAMLGFSVSGSEIRYNVPLTILSLVVAMVVVGAGVFAVGYGRDRGRALALGGLTTGLGVASMHYLGMAALRLHGEVTYDPALVGLSVAIAVVAATAALWAALNIKSALAVAVASLVMGGAVSSMHYTGMMAVGVRVDPSGGSLPGATAMQFIFPLAVGLGSYLFLTSAFVALSPTAGEREASASAQRPMQGAAR from the coding sequence ATGGGACACCTGGACCACGCCACCTTCGGCTGGCTGACACCCGTGCTGTCATACGTGATGGCCTGCATCGGCGCAGCCCTCGGCCTGCGCTGCACCGTCCGCGCCCTCGCCGCCACGGGGAGGTCACGGCGCAACTGGCTGATCACGGCGGCCTCCGCGATCGGCACCGGCATCTGGACGATGCACTTCGTGGCGATGCTCGGCTTCAGCGTCAGCGGCTCGGAGATCCGCTACAACGTGCCGCTGACCATCCTGAGCCTCGTCGTCGCCATGGTCGTCGTCGGCGCGGGAGTCTTCGCGGTCGGCTACGGCCGCGACCGAGGCCGGGCCCTCGCCCTCGGCGGACTCACCACCGGACTCGGCGTCGCGAGCATGCACTACCTGGGCATGGCCGCCCTGCGGCTGCACGGCGAAGTCACCTACGACCCCGCGCTCGTCGGGCTCTCCGTGGCCATCGCCGTCGTCGCGGCGACCGCCGCCCTGTGGGCGGCGCTCAACATCAAGTCGGCGCTCGCGGTCGCCGTCGCCTCGCTCGTCATGGGCGGCGCGGTGAGCAGCATGCACTACACCGGAATGATGGCGGTGGGCGTGCGTGTGGACCCCTCCGGCGGGTCCCTGCCCGGGGCCACGGCGATGCAGTTCATCTTCCCCCTCGCCGTGGGCCTCGGCTCCTATCTCTTCCTGACCTCGGCCTTCGTCGCGCTCTCCCCGACGGCGGGCGAGCGCGAGGCCTCCGCCTCGGCCCAGCGGCCGATGCAGGGCGCCGCCCGCTGA
- a CDS encoding class I SAM-dependent methyltransferase — translation MSDDPSRVQEFFTARAADWDTRFPDDGPAYAAGVAELGLRTGDSVLDAGCGTGRALPALRAAVGTSGVVLGADLTPAMLTAAVAAGRDSAGALLLADVSRLPVRDGALDAVFGAGLISHLPQPAENLHELARVVRPGGRLALFHPIGRAALAARQGRQMTPGDLRAEDNLRPLLAGSGWRMVSYVDEDARFLALAVREG, via the coding sequence ATGAGCGATGACCCGAGCAGAGTCCAGGAGTTCTTCACGGCGCGCGCGGCCGACTGGGACACCCGCTTCCCCGACGACGGCCCGGCGTACGCGGCGGGCGTCGCCGAGTTGGGGCTGCGCACGGGTGACTCGGTGCTCGACGCGGGCTGCGGCACGGGGCGCGCGCTGCCCGCGCTGCGCGCCGCCGTCGGCACCTCGGGAGTGGTCCTCGGCGCCGATCTCACCCCTGCCATGCTGACCGCCGCGGTGGCGGCGGGGCGGGACTCGGCCGGGGCTCTGCTGCTCGCCGATGTGTCGCGGCTGCCGGTGCGCGACGGCGCCCTGGATGCCGTGTTCGGCGCCGGGCTGATCTCACATCTGCCACAACCCGCCGAGAATCTGCACGAGTTGGCGCGGGTGGTGCGGCCCGGCGGCCGCCTCGCACTCTTCCACCCCATCGGGCGTGCCGCCCTCGCCGCGCGCCAGGGGCGGCAGATGACGCCGGGCGATCTGCGGGCCGAGGACAACCTCCGTCCACTGCTGGCCGGTTCTGGCTGGCGCATGGTGTCGTACGTGGACGAGGATGCCCGTTTTCTTGCGCTGGCGGTGCGGGAGGGCTGA
- a CDS encoding deoxyxylulose-5-phosphate synthase — MANSRFVCLPCRAGYKKSRDHLRVRGHVCPRCGGELIDAGTGLAVPKHRDIAGWRALTAVLNAGIRFRQSCCGGPGYRPRTPREVRERLSYAAELGIPVTRALRCYDLTRTDIRRQAGRGEFGRRSAATRRARGRGL; from the coding sequence ATGGCCAACTCCCGCTTCGTCTGCCTCCCGTGCCGTGCCGGGTACAAGAAATCCCGCGACCACCTGCGCGTACGCGGGCACGTCTGCCCGCGGTGCGGTGGCGAACTGATCGACGCGGGCACCGGACTTGCCGTGCCCAAGCACCGCGACATCGCCGGCTGGCGGGCCCTGACCGCGGTGTTGAACGCGGGGATCCGCTTCCGTCAGAGCTGCTGCGGCGGCCCCGGCTACCGCCCGCGCACCCCACGGGAGGTCCGTGAACGCCTCTCGTACGCCGCCGAGTTGGGGATCCCGGTGACCCGGGCCCTGCGCTGCTACGACCTGACGCGCACCGACATCAGGCGGCAGGCAGGCCGAGGAGAGTTCGGGCGACGGTCTGCGGCGACTCGTCGCGCTCGCGGGCGAGGGCTATGA